Proteins found in one Lysinibacillus fusiformis genomic segment:
- a CDS encoding helix-turn-helix domain-containing protein, giving the protein MEDNKSASINNDLLFHLEDIDCISQSYPFISTSHHTMILFTDGCGTLTIDDIPYLVTKGKIFLVQPHSMIDLSDINHGYRFYKIAFSAFQLKHKHPSLHLGSIFSDEVEYTIYPYTRIIRLTEDLYNLNPKLDFLKQQGVLYELLNLLFEHQLHMNYQLTMTKAVEETIDYIHNYFQQPLTVKKLAELAHIAQWQYSTIFQTLTGKKPLDYITDLRLTNAKELLLQTNEPLKDIAQQVGFDDEYYFNRRFRQVIGIPPKQFARQYKQKTVVKDWTGHEVAIPCSPHRIIYHGETFGDMLIFDVQPIGGDKNSISKSFYKNHVPYIQDVAFPINLEKSSKLNPDLIIFTNSDEQQYQALSSIAPTITLNSWDSLEERVLLLGQWLNQQQRAADWLEHFKIQEKTMWQQLKTVVEPGEKASVLTFDHGKRLYIMGCTGLSPALFHPDGFQPHPQVKKLLQAGEGYREIPIDHLPQYAGDRIFMLLSNKPESQMATMELINSAIWKGLPAVQNNHAYLVDATKWNYGDAFTREKLLGALPNLLVTAK; this is encoded by the coding sequence ATGGAAGACAACAAATCAGCTTCTATTAACAATGATTTACTATTTCATTTAGAAGATATTGACTGTATTTCGCAGAGCTATCCGTTTATCTCGACTTCTCATCATACGATGATACTTTTTACAGATGGCTGTGGGACGTTAACGATTGATGATATACCCTATTTGGTGACGAAAGGAAAAATTTTTCTTGTACAGCCCCATTCTATGATTGATTTATCGGATATAAATCATGGTTACCGTTTCTATAAAATTGCCTTTTCAGCCTTTCAGCTAAAACATAAGCACCCTTCTCTACATCTAGGATCTATTTTCTCTGATGAAGTGGAATATACAATTTATCCTTATACACGAATAATTCGTCTTACCGAAGATCTGTATAATTTAAATCCTAAATTGGATTTTCTTAAACAACAAGGAGTCTTGTATGAACTATTAAATTTATTATTTGAACATCAGCTTCATATGAACTACCAGTTGACAATGACAAAGGCGGTTGAAGAAACTATCGACTATATACATAACTATTTTCAACAGCCTTTAACAGTGAAAAAGCTAGCGGAGCTCGCCCATATAGCTCAATGGCAATATAGTACGATCTTCCAAACCTTAACCGGGAAGAAACCGCTAGATTATATTACAGATCTACGTCTTACAAATGCCAAGGAATTATTACTACAAACAAATGAGCCATTAAAAGATATTGCGCAGCAAGTCGGATTTGATGATGAATATTACTTTAATCGCCGCTTCCGACAGGTAATTGGGATTCCTCCAAAACAGTTTGCACGACAATATAAACAAAAAACAGTTGTAAAAGATTGGACTGGACATGAGGTAGCCATCCCTTGCTCACCTCATCGTATTATTTATCATGGAGAAACGTTTGGAGATATGTTGATTTTTGATGTGCAGCCAATAGGTGGGGACAAAAATTCTATTAGTAAATCCTTCTATAAAAACCATGTTCCTTATATTCAAGATGTTGCCTTTCCAATCAATCTTGAAAAATCTTCGAAGCTGAATCCTGATTTAATTATCTTTACCAATAGTGACGAGCAGCAATATCAAGCGCTATCATCTATTGCACCAACGATTACCCTCAATTCCTGGGATTCATTAGAAGAGCGTGTTCTTTTATTAGGGCAGTGGCTTAACCAACAACAGCGTGCAGCAGATTGGCTAGAACATTTTAAAATCCAAGAAAAAACTATGTGGCAGCAGCTAAAAACAGTTGTAGAGCCTGGTGAAAAGGCATCAGTTTTGACTTTTGATCATGGCAAACGCCTTTATATTATGGGCTGTACAGGTCTGTCCCCTGCCCTTTTTCATCCAGATGGATTTCAGCCTCACCCACAAGTCAAAAAACTACTTCAAGCAGGCGAGGGGTATAGAGAAATACCAATAGATCACTTACCTCAGTATGCTGGAGACCGCATCTTTATGTTGTTATCTAATAAACCAGAATCGCAAATGGCTACGATGGAATTGATTAATAGCGCTATTTGGAAAGGACTCCCTGCTGTACAAAATAACC
- a CDS encoding ABC transporter substrate-binding protein, whose amino-acid sequence MKKLNRHMLICSLLLLVGIMLAACGSTNEETKKEETKKEEATTSESTTRVYKDYLGHEVEIPVNPERVVYHGEGYGDLLALNIKTVGAGFSWITNYAWEDRVKDVEDVGFPINVEKTLSLKPDLIIIGTSDDKTYSQLSKIAPTIVFDTFAPLSQRLTELGDILNKKEEATQWMDAYTEKADKMWESLVADDIIKPDETASVLTYYPGDRLFVMARAGLSQVLYDSNVLKPGDKIQKILDDGTGFAEISTELLPEYAGDRIFILTPVDDEAKQSTKEMMESPIWKNLPAVKNGHVYTFDIEKSDSDASTREWLLSQLPTILKK is encoded by the coding sequence ATGAAAAAATTAAATCGACATATGCTCATTTGTAGCCTATTATTACTGGTTGGAATCATGCTGGCTGCTTGTGGTTCAACCAATGAAGAGACAAAGAAAGAAGAGACGAAGAAAGAAGAGGCAACAACGTCAGAATCAACAACTCGTGTTTATAAGGATTATTTAGGTCATGAGGTTGAAATTCCAGTAAATCCTGAGAGAGTGGTTTATCATGGAGAAGGATACGGTGATTTACTTGCATTAAATATCAAAACAGTTGGTGCTGGCTTCTCTTGGATTACAAATTATGCTTGGGAAGATCGTGTAAAAGATGTGGAGGACGTTGGTTTTCCTATTAATGTTGAGAAAACATTGTCATTAAAGCCTGATCTTATCATTATTGGTACTTCAGATGATAAGACATATTCACAGCTTTCTAAGATCGCTCCAACTATCGTGTTTGATACTTTCGCGCCATTAAGCCAACGTTTAACAGAGCTGGGCGATATACTTAATAAAAAAGAAGAAGCAACTCAATGGATGGATGCTTATACAGAAAAAGCGGATAAAATGTGGGAGTCGCTTGTAGCTGATGACATCATTAAACCAGATGAAACGGCATCGGTTTTAACATATTATCCAGGAGATCGATTATTTGTCATGGCACGTGCTGGACTTTCTCAAGTTTTATACGATTCAAATGTTCTTAAACCTGGTGACAAAATACAAAAAATACTTGATGATGGAACAGGCTTTGCTGAAATCTCCACAGAACTTCTTCCTGAATATGCTGGTGATCGAATTTTCATCCTAACACCAGTCGATGATGAAGCAAAACAATCGACAAAAGAAATGATGGAAAGTCCAATTTGGAAGAACCTACCGGCAGTGAAGAACGGTCATGTCTACACATTTGATATTGAAAAAAGTGATAGCGATGCCTCAACAAGAGAATGGCTGTTATCACAATTACCTACTATTTTAAAAAAATAA
- a CDS encoding MFS transporter yields MKNFWMFVITGMLLIVTTTGFGRMAYGIILPFMQEGLSFTTFQSGYLGTMLFLGYLLTVGLSGVLTTHIGAKNVLLVGGACVILGLMGLVFVTNFSWAAITLFLTGAGSALVYTPLLSIAINLYPKKRGTVMGLLMSGAGIGMLLSGLLVPFMLQRFPTLGWRGAWLVFAILTLIVVLLASWAIKQPNFVEKDTVQEKTTTWRSKQLYIIAGIYFAVGLVYLIPNLYQTSYMKSLGLSNGLAGSIYAIAGIVSIGGAPFWGMLADRMGVKKALTTALLLSVVGDLLPMMFENIGGFILSSIIWGSSLGGVLVLIQMKASQQVSPQYVASAIGFISIFYAVGQMMGPGLAGWLIEHAGGFSVAYGFGATVFFLCILLAFSLNTEES; encoded by the coding sequence ATGAAGAATTTTTGGATGTTTGTCATAACAGGTATGCTATTAATCGTTACAACTACGGGTTTTGGTCGTATGGCATATGGAATTATTTTGCCATTTATGCAGGAGGGATTGAGTTTTACAACCTTTCAATCTGGTTACTTAGGAACAATGTTGTTTTTAGGCTATTTACTAACAGTAGGGCTTTCCGGAGTACTTACAACACATATTGGTGCAAAAAATGTTCTGTTAGTAGGGGGAGCCTGTGTCATTTTAGGGTTAATGGGACTGGTGTTTGTCACAAATTTCTCGTGGGCTGCCATCACACTGTTCCTTACAGGGGCAGGGAGTGCACTTGTCTATACACCATTACTATCGATAGCCATTAACCTGTATCCTAAAAAACGAGGTACAGTCATGGGGTTGTTAATGAGTGGAGCCGGGATAGGGATGCTATTATCAGGTTTACTTGTACCCTTTATGCTGCAACGATTTCCTACGCTGGGATGGCGTGGAGCTTGGTTAGTTTTTGCGATTTTGACACTGATCGTCGTGTTACTAGCATCCTGGGCGATAAAGCAACCAAATTTTGTCGAAAAGGATACCGTACAGGAAAAAACAACAACATGGCGCAGTAAGCAGCTGTATATCATTGCAGGTATTTATTTTGCCGTTGGTTTAGTCTATCTTATTCCTAATCTATACCAAACAAGTTATATGAAAAGTCTTGGACTATCCAATGGGCTAGCAGGCTCCATTTATGCCATTGCTGGAATTGTGTCGATTGGAGGCGCTCCATTCTGGGGAATGTTAGCAGATAGAATGGGTGTTAAAAAAGCATTAACAACGGCATTACTACTATCGGTTGTCGGCGATTTATTGCCAATGATGTTTGAAAACATTGGAGGGTTTATACTATCCTCTATTATTTGGGGTTCTTCACTTGGTGGTGTTCTTGTCCTGATACAGATGAAAGCCAGTCAGCAAGTATCGCCCCAATATGTTGCATCGGCTATCGGGTTTATTTCAATTTTCTATGCAGTAGGTCAAATGATGGGGCCGGGATTAGCAGGCTGGTTAATTGAGCATGCTGGAGGATTTTCAGTTGCTTATGGCTTTGGAGCGACAGTTTTCTTTTTATGTATCTTGTTAGCATTTTCGTTGAATACAGAAGAAAGCTAA